The nucleotide sequence aaataaagaaattcagGTGGCAACACCCGAAGTTATCTTGCATATATGGTTCTGGTACTTATGTCCTGTCTTGACTAAGAGCATTTTAAGATTAGGCCACATAAAGAGATTTGGATTTTGTACTAAGtaggatttattttcattttctttcagaacaaaaaattGAAGTTAATTAGCTCATGAAAGagttgatattttttcctctcttctctgatGACCAGTTCCTGAAATGTTTTGGTCACTGTTTCTCTCACAAAAAGCAACTGTGCTGCTGAAAGAAGGGCCAGGAATTAGAATGGCTATATACAGGGATTTTAGCCCAGAAGTAACCAAGACAGAGGGGCGCCTGGAAGTGACAGAATGGCTAAAAGGGCACACAAATACAGCACACATGAAACCTAAGCAGATACAACCATTAGCTTAGGAGCTGGCAATGTTATAAGGATGCTTTTCAGATAGGCAATTTATACCCTGGCAGATCATCTTCTGGCTGACTCTGTAATGAACCAGGGTTCTTCATCTCAGTAACAGAAACTTGGCTCATCCAAATCATCCACAGAACTGGGGAAGTGCAAAAGCAAGCAGTGAAGATAAATCCCATATTTGTAGTTGCTGCTGACTGATTCTACTGGAATTCTAATACAGGCATCTGCACTCCATAACTCATGGAAAAAGTTATGCTTTTCAGCTCTGCCATCTAATATTAACCTGCATCTAACTTATTTCTTACTCtgtcagcacttcagaaaaatttGCTGTGGTATGAAGCAGGTACTGCTCTCCATAAGGGACACAAGACTATCATGAACGCCAGTAACTTCCCTACTTACAGTGAATCATGACCTTGTGGCAACAAGCGGGCATCAGTTAGAACATCGGTGTACAGGACAGAGACACCCGGTTCCTGCCGGAGCAGCATCGAAAGCTGTTCATCTGCTCAGATTCAGAACTCGTAGCCAGCTATATGGTTTAAATAGAAATTTAACCATTACCTATTTTGGTCTAAACTAACAATAACACTCATGTCTGTGAACTGTAGAAGCTGAAGAAGTTGCAGTGTCCCCTTCTGTTGTCCATGATACAGTGCTAGCTAATTGTTGGCAGATAACTGGGGACAATTATCTCCTCAGTGACAGAGCCCATCTGCCGGAGGCCTCCTACACTCTTGGGAATTTGGCTGGTGGTTCACAGGCACAGATAATGGGAGGTTCCTCCCCTCTGCTCTTGCTGGCAGGAAGTGTTTTATTTATGATATCACAAAAATCTTTGCTCTGcttcaagagaaaagaagagggGTTGTCACTTCTTGCTttcaaaaaataatcttttcaatcTTATTCCTCTGAAAGCAAGTCCTAAAAGGGAGTTACCACGTTACATTGCTATGGGTTTGATCATCTCTTGCATGAAGTTAATGTCTCAACTATTTACTTTAATGATACGGGATCAGGGCCCAAGTATCAGCCATTCTTTGCAAATCATACCATATTCAAATAATTGCTAAGAagcatgctttttcttctcccccatgCTGAAAGGTATTTGTGCCAGAATAAGAGTGATCAGTAAGCCATCAGTGTATTGAATGGCCTGCCAGCAACTGGTTTACATGAAacaattttactttaatttaGCAACTCAGTGACTTTAATAATGAGAATGTCCTTTGAAAGTTTCCAGGAGAAAGGAAAACTAATACATTTATTACAGAACACTATGTTTCTGTTCTGACAGAGAATTACATCCACTTAGGAATGCTGGCACAAGTTTTACTTATCTTTTTGGTTTTTCCCTAGCATTAATGTACACTTAAAGTGAATTCCCATGCTTCAAATGAGGTTAATCTATTTTCAGCTACAAGCAAGCAAAACCATATTTGGTGTCACATAAACAGATCTCCAATTTAGATTTTATAACACTAATTTAACCTTACTGCTATGTTATTTACCCTTAATTGAACTATAGTGCAAAATAAGATGTACAGTtagttattaaagaaaaattggACTATTTAAGGATTTAatataatgttttatattttattttctttctttaaaagaaagcaagaaattagcCTGCTAGTCCTCCCTCCTTGGTAAATTCAGTATTCAAAGTAACAATCACTTGTTATCAACATTTCATAGAAAAAGTAGCTTGTTGGATATTATGAAAGTGCAATCTTTTTTTCAAATCATTTATAGCAGTCCAAGAGATATTATGGCTCACTTCAATTTTTACAAAGAATACAGAAAActgtaatgtggaaaaaaaaaaaggaaaaattactatATTGCTCAGAAGCTGatcttttccttctgcaggaaAATGCTACTAATCTACACAGTAATGTGCTGTTACTCATCTAATTGGAAGAAATTTATTAAACTTGACCAATTTTTagagaaagatttttcagtgaGAATGGTGCAAACTGTTCCTTTGTAATAACTAATCTGATGCTGAGTAGCAACATCtaacaaaaagacaaaacttGCAATGCTGAATCCAAGCCACAAAAGTTGCCTGATTTGGGATTCAAAAAGTGAGGCCAGTCGTCTCTGCACATAGGCTGTTTTTGTGGACTATTTTAATTGTCCATTCTGCATTCTAACAGCAGCTGCAAGGGTAGTTTCCAGCATAGCTGTTTGGAAACCGTTTCAATAGAAGTTTTTCCAGATGTAGGTTCAAGTGTGCCAAATAGTCTGGCTCTTCAGTATAAAAAGCAAACTGGAAGTTGAGACTATGGTGCTTTAGCAGTAAGCAGCTTTAATCAGTGCTCAGCTCAAAGAACATGTCTGCTCTGAAAAATTGTAATGGTTCCACAGGGCTTAATTCTTTCGCCTTCTTTCGCCCTCCTCCACcccaagtttttctttttccctccaagTAATAAAAATTGTCTAATAATCTACATAAAGTTAAAAGGATTTCAATTGAGGCTTCAGACAATGGATTTTATACCCATAATACATAAAAAATACCCACTAATACTGTATGTTACATATCATTACTCTCTCACACAAGGAAAGGATAGATTACCAGCTGTCCAGCCAATCAAATTATTTACCATGCAATGAGATGGGATCTTATGGaataaataaattctgcaaaGGTACAACTTACCTATCAGAAAAGCATCTTTATAGTGTTTCTAGTTCTTAGGTTATAGGAATTCTAAACTTTTAATTCCTCCCCCTTCAAAGAAACACTGAAGTTTAGCAAGGACTGATGTCTGTGCCTTATCTGAAGTTTTGTTGAGTACAGTCTACCATTGCagattattctattctattaCTGTATGTCAGCTGTGAAGTACCTGGGCTGTGTTTAGTGTACCACTTCCTACTGCTGAATTAGAGGAGTAACCTAAAATACTGAATTGAAAAAGTTACAGCTTTTCAATTAGCTCACCTAATCTGGGATTCAGACTATTTCATTACAGGAGATTCACAGGGAGGGGTGTATGTGCATTCTCTGGTGTTCTGCAGCATATTTTTACTACCAATTTCCAgaccctccttttcctcttcctactttctctccctctccaaaCCACTGCAGGATCCTTAAATGTACATTATACCATGAGCACTCAGTCAGATGATGAAAAACCGTCTGATTTTTCAGATGTAGTGCCAGTTATCGCATATTAATGTCTATCTCAGTTACTGCCAGAGTTTGTGGAGGTGCttgcaaataatttaaatatactgGGTGTTGAAATTAAATCTTGACATTTATAGCTAGTGGGCTGAAAGCATTCAGATTCCCTCCTGCTACAGGAACAAGATCTACCTTTGTATGAAGTATCACTGGCATTTGAAAGATAGATCTCTGAAAACTCCTCAGTTTCTATCTAACTgataacagcaaaattaaaatactttatagTATTGCATTTAAAACCAACCATAAAACTAGTtattaaaaatcagtttcttgCACTATTTGCTTAAAATTTGGATAAAGCAGGCTCTGCATAAATAGCACCACATTATGTTTGTCTATGGGTATAATACCCAGCACATGCTGCATTCAGCAGGAAAGTATCACATAAGTGTGAATAATCTTATCAGTCTCCCAAGAACAGGAAACAACCATGTACCTGAAAAAATCTACTTTCTTTTCTAACTGCATAAATTCATCTGGAAAGGTGTATTTTTTTCTACAATATTTGCATTCGGATTTAGTAAATAGAGTCTTGAAACATTGAGCCTCAAAACTCTTTCTCAGCCCACAACTCCCTAAGGACCTATATTGTGACCCCAGATAATTTATTCTCTCTAAACATTCTTTGGCTTGCATAAAATTGCCGtgataaatgaggaaaaagaaaaacatcagcttataggttcaaaggaaaaaaacaaaaacatggtAATAAGTAATACTGCAACATTACTTTTCAGTAACTTACTTATTTTCATGGTGTTCTTTCCTGGCTTTGGTTGGTAATCTAAGGATTTTagagtaatttctttaaaaaatcctaaTGCAAATTTCTAGGGCTTTGCTGTAAGAGCAACTTCCTTTGCCTGGAACAAAACATACAAGTCTTCAGCCAAGCTCTCACCAAAATTCCTTGCTGAACAGAACCTGATCTGCACCATCAAGGACAGCTAAGTAACAACCAGTATTTATATAAATGTTCACCACTGTACAGTCAAAGCCATCTACAATAAATAGACTTTACTTCCCAGTAATATGATAGCAAATATGAAGTTATCTTAATCACACTCCTGCCTCAAGGCACAGTTCCAGAGGCAATGTTTTTATGAAAGTCGACAGGTTTAATGAAATTAACTGTATCCTTATTTAGTTTCACCGTTACAGGGCTAACTGCATTACTCAGAGTAACAGTATTTTTCAATACGTCTGTATATACTAGTggaaaatagatttatttcagttttctctttatCAGTTTACTCCAGTGAGAGTCTTAAGAAATGTGTATCATTGAATTACATGTTGTACTACCTTCACTTACAAATCTCATTTGACAACCACAATTAAAAAAAGGGATTGATAGCAATTCAAGAAACTGCTGACATATTCAGAGTGAGTTTTTAATTAGATCTCTTCTTGGCTGAGCATCTTTTTGCATCTTGCTAGAATCTATGTTCCTTTGCACTTCTCAGAGATATTTGGGCACAAGAGTCACACAGATGCCTGATGGAAAAGACAGATGAGTCAAACTGTTGGAAAGTTCCCAGGGCAGCAGTTCAGATCGCTAACTCTTCAGACTTTTTCCTCCGCTAAATGTCAGATGTGTCACCGATTTAACAGCCATTGCCTGAAGAGATTTGATTATGTGCCACCACACCCCCCTTGATTAATCAAAGCAGCAAGTGAAAAATAAGAAGCTTCAGATAATGTTTTTCCCTGCTTTGCAAGAAATGAAGAACTCTGTTTTTTCTCAGTGTATTAAATATGGACAATCTCTTTTGAAAGTCTCACtttcacacaaaaaaacctcattatGACCCATTTCTTGAATCAAGAGAAAACTGTGCTAAAGGCatgttattttcattacaaataaagTATGCggttaaagagaaaaataaacttcacAGCACAGAGAGAGgtaccatttaaaaaaagacatatatCCTTTTCTATTAAAGCTCTAAACATGCATAACAACATTTTATTTGCTAGAAAAGGGTAAAAGTTAAGACTTACCTTGGTCAAACCCCAGAATCCAAGGAAGACTATGATGCTGGCAACTTCAGCAGTTCCACCTTCTGTGTTGTTTCATACTCTGCCTCTCCTACTACCTGCTGTAGAACGCAAGAACCAGTGGTTGTCCACCCATGTGGTGCATACTTGCAATAAATAATGTTTTGCCATCATTTCTATTATCAACATGAAAGAGCTATGCTTTTGCTGGAATGAAAAATTATGTTCATTCTTTGAACTGAAATTAACTCATAGTCTGAGAGGCCTTAGAGCAAGACATTTACAGACATTATTGACAATGCAGCCTTAAAAAcataagacagaaagaaagagaaacatctgCATTGGTTTTGATTGTTTAATACTCAAGAGTGAAAAAGTGTAAAATCACAAAGCTTATACCACCACAAAAATGCAGTTTCATTACAAATGACCAAAACACAAGCTGCCTGCAAAGTTTCACACAGCTGACATCAAACAACCCAGTTTCAACATTCTTACCGTCTTTTTAAACACCTGCTATTCACAAACATCAGTCAATACAGAGTTCTAGGTCTCTCACACCTCTTTCTTTATATTCTATGCTCTATTTGCTTTCTAGACCAGTGGTTTACACATTTGGAAAACAGTGCCCCACTTCTGATCTATATCAGCATACAAATACATAGTTTTTACCCCCCAAATtactaattatattttaaaagtattttgtttaatCCAAACTCAGCAGTAAAGTTCTTATTTAATGAAAAGCACAACTTATATGAGTAAGCTTCAGAAGTGCACGCTGATCGAGGTTATATCACCAATCCTTTCAGCCACAGTTTATAATACTTAAGCAGAAAGTGATCATACAGGGTGAGTTAGTACATCAGACAGTAGGTTATATTTGCTTTTACTAGTAATGCATGTACCCGTGGCCTGAATCTGCAGATGCAACCATTAGGCCTGCAGGATGCGACTGTCACCTTAACTACATTTTTTTGCCTGAAGGTAGTATTATCCAAAAACTATCATTGTATCAAAATGTCTCAGGTTAATGAGAACTAAATGGAAAATGGGCTGCttaaacaaagatttttaaaacttaaacCTTTTTTACATGACATATCTTTGTTTTCACAGCCTGAAATTATTCATGCAAAGGAACTGTCCATATGTTTAAACATTATGCTAATACACATTTCCAGTTCCCTACAATAAACTAACATTCCAATAGTTGATTAAAATCCTGTTCTTAAATAGAActaaagaaaatacacagaacaaaTTTTTCCCTCCAGACAAACAAAATATATCTTGGTATAACCTACTACATCTGATAGCGATGTGTAAAGGAATTTTTAAAGAGCTGTTGTTGCCTCAGTGGAaacaatacagattttttttcctctttcactgcTAAGGCCATCTACATTTTATGATTCACTTGCTCCTTACTGGTTTATTCCTTCATCTGACATTATAATCCTCTGAGCAGGTGAAGGTAAGTATTGGTATATTTGTTCCTAAGAAGCGTATCTGTCAAAGATTCCATAAGGTATCAATAAATGTGTTTGACCTTGTAAGTAGCTTTTTGTTGGTTACGGAATACATTTTCTACAGATATTTATGTCTGTTTTACAGAGAATGTTTAAGTTTcagcttagaaaaaaaatttgagaaGACTAACACTGATTATTTTTAACTCTGTTGCTTATTACAGACCTGACTTCCTCCCTTATGCAGTTACTTAATACTTGAAGTACAGAATCTGATTGCTTGCAGTTAGGCATCTAGCTGGAAAATTCTGCCTTATACATgattattaaaataaacacagagatGTTACCATCTTTAAAATTATAGGGTCAGCTAAGGAAACAAAAGTATAGGATGATATTAGAAGTACTACAATTAATAGCACCCTATTTATAAATGGAAGCACAATATCTTTTTTGAACACATATcaataatttcaaaaaaatattattatccaTTACACAGTGAACAGTATAAACAGGCTTAGCATACATGCCTTTAGTGCTTCTACCCAACTCAGTTTCCTATTCATTTTCCAGCTGTTAGATACACTTCCAATTTCAACAAATGATTTCATAGTACATGATTGAAAAATATCCAATCCTGAGTACACTGGTACTCACACTTATACAAAATGAGGAAAACGTACAGAAAGTTTTGCAGTGCAAACAAACCTTTGAGTTAATCTTTGGAACATTAATAGCTTCGTACAGTTTCAAACTTAGTAACTAAGGCACACAACAATTAAACTGTCCCATATCTGAAACAGCAAGATATGTCAGTCAGCGTGGAGCTTCAGCTTTGCATTTACATTCGTATTATAAAGTAGCAGTCAGTTTTGAAAAATCTAGCTTCTGTTAATATTAAGGAATCTGAAAAGTGACTAGCCATGCCAGACTAAGATAGTTTAAGTGGATTCTAATATGGATTAACACACACAAAACTATGCTTACataaccacaggaaaaaaaattctgagtcaGCAACCACCGGACTGGCACAATATAGCCATCCGGATACAGGTGTGTTTCTACCCTGCAGAGAAGGTGTGAGAGAGTGAGCAAATGTGCGTGTGTGTCTATGTAAAAATAGCAGCTTCTCATGtgagtattttatttcttatatgCATCCAGTATGGTATCTTCTTACCCCAGTGACAAAAATATGTTGGCTGCTATTTCTGCTTCTGCTAGCACTGCACAGTTTAGTACAGCTGGTGGTGCTGGCTTCTGATCTGGACTTTGAAGTCATTGAATTATAATTGCAAAGTTAAATTATGTCCTTCATTTAACCAATGTGCAATCCAAGTGAAATTAGCTTATTTTCAAATGACTTAAGTAGAAACCAACTTTGGCCTAAGGCAAAtcttacaacagaaaaaaaacgaaaaaaggaaaattcaaatCTCAGGTTGGGTTTGCAGGGCTAGTAATTGAAAAGGGCCTCTTCTCATTTGTAAACAAAGAAAGGATTATCTGGAAATGACTTGACACACAATGATCATAAGTGTCACCAATGCCATTCTTACATGTTTGCTTCAGAACAGAGCACATACTAGCTAATTTCACTGTGTTAAGAAATTAGGCATTATATAATCATGTTTGACACTTCACACTTACCTTTAGCAATACCTACTATCAAGGTAACCCATATACTGCAAAATTAGTTTATGTTATTAATGTACATAGCCACTGAATCTGTAAAGAGTTCTCCTTACCTCAGTGGAAACACTATCCAgcctattttttaaattctttttaaagatattaaATGTACTACTATCTAACCATAAAAATCACTATTTCTCATTAGGAATACTGTGAGAAATTCAGTGTTACCTCTTTCTTCTTTGCACTGCATTCTAGCTATACAAATAATACCATTTTTGTCAACTCTTGCTATGCTTAGTTTGATACTACAGAATcgtatttattttttatagttgTGATAACTGTATCTTAAAAGGCTTTCATTAGGTATTGCATATAAGTACACAGAAATAGAACTGAAAATCAGCTACCTACCACTCTCATTAGTCTTATATTCTGTTATATTTGTGGTTAGTAGCTTGAGATTTAAATAGAATTGCTGAATATTTTAGTAACCAAGTacaatacagtattaaaaaaaaaagtcctattcAAGCACACACTTATTAATTGACCTGCTTCCTTTGAATTCCCCAGTAGCAAATTCCTGTCTCTACAGGTGGAAAAATCTGAAGTTATTGGACACAGGTCTCTGAGGAAAACATATTAATAGCATGATTTCTCCccaaaataaaatttccaatAAAGGAAGAAGTGTGATGAATAGGTAGAGGCTTAGATTCAATAATTCTCAGTCCAGTATTAATAATCTAAATAGCTTGAGTGTTTCCCcatccctttttttctcttttttttaaaaaaaaggataatcaAAAATATGTATAAACAATTTACGAAGTAGACTTCATTAAAGTGTCCTTTCAGAACCACTGTccatcattatcatcatcatcttcctcctcatggTCCAGATAGAGAAGAGCAACTTTCTTTTCATCAGAAATAACTGACCTTTGGTCTACCATTCTTTGCAACTGTACAGTTTTATCAAAAAATGACTTTTCCACTACTTTTTCACCATGATCTTGAGAAAAACTGGAGAGAACGTAGCTTCTTCTTTCATTGTCATTTTCTACAATCCGGTCACTTTCAACTTCAATCTGTGACTGACTAACAGAAGGGTCTTGCTTATTGGATATGAGCATTGTTGCTTGCTGTTCTCCACTTTTTACTGTAGATATTCCACCCATATTGGAAACATCCATTTGAAAAGTAAAAGATGTTTCCTTCGATCCTACTTTAATATGCTTTACAGGTCTACTGCTCTCAGATGACTCTTTTGTTTGTGAAGGATCTTCCAGCGTTTCAGGAATAGGTCTTGTAAAGATTATTTGCTCAGTGTGAGTTTCTACAGGACTTATTTTAACGTGCCTGAAAGATCTACTGATATCTGagcttccttctttctctgaaagATGTCCTCCTTTGTTAATGAGTTCTGGAGTTTCAGAAACTGAGCCCTGATATATGATTTGTTCAGTGGTCTCAACTCCCACTTGACCTAGTCTAACACGCTTTATTGAGCCTTCTGAAACAGTCTGGTCTTCCAGTTCACTGATTTCTGTGTGCTCAGAGATGGGCCCTTGGTAGACAATTTCTTCCGCTGTCATAAACTCTTGAGGACCCATCTGAATGTGTCTGACTGAACTTTCTGTCGGTGAGAAGTCTGTAGCGTCACTGACCTCCACTTTACCAGAGATTGGTCCTTCAAAGATAACTTGCTCAGTATGAATCTCTTTTGGACCTAATCTAAAGTGTCTTATTGATCTGCTGAAATCCACAGACTCTTCTGTCTGAGAAAGGTTACCTGAGCTATTGAGCTCCAGAGAGTCTGAAACAGGCCCTTCAAAAGAGACTTCTTCAGTTACTTGCCTTGATCCTACTGTGACATGTCTTGTGGACCTGTTGAAGTCTGTTGAAAACTTCTGGGAAAGATTTCCAGAATCAGTCTCTTCTACAGTTGTAGTAATAGGGCCtgtataaattatttcttctgtggtttGGATTTCTTTAGGACCCAGTTTAAAATGCTTCACAGATCGGCTAAACTCTGATGATCCTTCTTTCTGAACAAGATCTTCTGTAGCACTGAGCTCCAGCATTTCAGAACCAGGCCCTTCACATACTATCTGCTCAAATCTCTGAACTTGTGCTGGACCAACCTTAATATACCTTATGGATTTGGTCTCATCTGTTGATTGTGGCGAGTGAGAGGCCTCTCCAAAATCTGAAGTTTCCAAAACCGAACCGTCATAAATAACTTTTTCAGTGGTATGATACCCTGCGCTACCGCTGCTCCTCATTGTGGATGAGTGATAGACTTCTTGATCAGCCAAAGGAGTGTATTTATCACTGCGGGAAGAAACATCTATCTTGCTTCTATCATCAACAGCTCTCTCTGAGCTCTGTTTTTTCAGGGAGTGCAATGTTGCTTTCTCCTTCTCACTTGCAATTACTTCATCAAGCTGAGCTACATCGAATTCATCAGTATTAAGGGTCTGTGACAGATTGACTTCAGCAACGATTGTCACCAAGCCACCCTCCTCTGTTTGATCAACTTTTTTGATATCAAATTCTAAGCTACTGGAGTcagcttggttttcttttgttaatgCAGACAGTTCCTCTTTCACACTTTCTGGAAGACTGCCCTCCAACTGGTCCAAAGCTTCCTTCAACTGATGTTTAGGGTCCTTCGTTTCCTTTGATAAAAGTCCTCTTATTGAAGTCTGAAATTCATGgggaattttaatttctttttcaataaCAATGGATTCAACATGTGATGTTTCAGCTTCAGGATGCTCTTTTAGAATATGGGCACTTGCTTCCTCCCCTATCACTTGATATGTTTCTTCTGGAGAGCTTACACCTTCATCTCTCTTACTTTGTGTGCCTTGCAAAAATTCATCTTGCCAAGAATACTTAATAGTTGATTCTTCTTCTATATGAATTTGCCCATATACTGAGTCATCatctttttcattaataataGGATGATCATCAGGAAcagatacaaaatatttttgttcaataGGTGAGTCATCTTCCTCAGTTACTTCTTCCACATGAGTGAAACTCTCATGgcgttgtttcttctttttaacatcTTCATACGTGAACGTTATGTTTTGTTCCTCCTCATCACCATAACGCCTCTCTCTCTCAGGGAATGTATCTTCCACTTCCTCTACTTCAAAAGGTGTTGAAAAATCAGTCCTTTCATTAGTGGCATAATCCAGTGGCTCCTCTACAATCTCAACATTAACAGACATGTTCTTTctgctctcatttcctttcaGGCCATGATGTACTATATTTTCTATCTCCTCTTTGGAAGGAGTTCCTGCAACACCCTCTCGAACCACTTTTCTAACATCCTGGTTTGATAGACCTCTTATGTCAGCTTCATCAGAAATATCTATGTTTTCTTGAAATTGGGATTGCACTGTGATCTCAGTCTTGATTTTCCCATCATCTGGTTGTTCTTGCTTATTGAAATAGGTCACTTTCTTGTCTGTTGATATTTGTGAACTAGAAGACTGTGTAAAGCTTTTAAGAATGTCAGCAACAATATTCTCTGCTATATTTTCAGTTGACAGAGTTGCCATTTTATGACTTCTGTCACTCACTTGCTCTTCATCTTTCAGACTCGATTCTGCTTCTGAAACACTAACTTTGTGAATTTCAGCAGGCTTAGTTCCATGGTCAACTGTTTCTCTTCCATAGGAAGTTTTAAAACCTTGTAACCTTATTTCTTTATTACTCTGAGATTCTTTGTCAGGAGCTGGCATTTCAAGACTGATAGGTATCTCAATGACTCCTTTGCTTCTTGATTCCAGGGTCACATTTGTATCTTTTTTGGTTGATTCACTTTTCAAAGTTCTTGCATTAGAAATATCACTCCCTGTTAACTTCTGGTTAATTACTTCCTCACGGGTATATTttttctgctcagtcttcctTCCAAAATCAACAGTTCTTTCTTCTATAAAAggtttttcatctgttttctttttctcctcctttgtttgtttct is from Strix aluco isolate bStrAlu1 chromosome 12, bStrAlu1.hap1, whole genome shotgun sequence and encodes:
- the SYNM gene encoding synemin, whose protein sequence is MWRRWEAGWDEKRELQELNARLRVFVARVRELEEENRFLARELAELREQELIGLRVPEQELAWLRMQLEELSRAKLEAELERDGLRRELEQLQVLGAEVLAMRRRLEPELAGQRELLERLRGECVALEELLLQLRAEHGHLAERQRREAAEMRELRVDLAALPPPLAGLSLEELEETYEMLLSQSCRETLLRYQEQIQVLQEQEAQRSRENLELLREESRQCRQHLEDLHRQGQELCGLRQRLEQELLALQDRHGAEVEEYQRIIDALEEEKQFLTMSITDYLKDYQELLQVKAGLILEIETYRALLEGESNQWIITWRDQHTGKLPQDVINTSYNYTDIYSTYQERNRNKASPAIRMPDRRHRMPVTNTSSARYSAQSTQAGSQTTASGRAFGREILGSIYRPSTTVTKDERILTDHKELRTFTPAYSSWKNTEMQQKTIPERKKTEITTSSTVSFSKQSENAEKSDKDHKPDTKPGISENVRTKPSFTRFPTYELNTSFKPSKYEETITETQITLNEKSGGSKPTEEKKSLLKEKDKLEKQTKEEKKKTDEKPFIEERTVDFGRKTEQKKYTREEVINQKLTGSDISNARTLKSESTKKDTNVTLESRSKGVIEIPISLEMPAPDKESQSNKEIRLQGFKTSYGRETVDHGTKPAEIHKVSVSEAESSLKDEEQVSDRSHKMATLSTENIAENIVADILKSFTQSSSSQISTDKKVTYFNKQEQPDDGKIKTEITVQSQFQENIDISDEADIRGLSNQDVRKVVREGVAGTPSKEEIENIVHHGLKGNESRKNMSVNVEIVEEPLDYATNERTDFSTPFEVEEVEDTFPERERRYGDEEEQNITFTYEDVKKKKQRHESFTHVEEVTEEDDSPIEQKYFVSVPDDHPIINEKDDDSVYGQIHIEEESTIKYSWQDEFLQGTQSKRDEGVSSPEETYQVIGEEASAHILKEHPEAETSHVESIVIEKEIKIPHEFQTSIRGLLSKETKDPKHQLKEALDQLEGSLPESVKEELSALTKENQADSSSLEFDIKKVDQTEEGGLVTIVAEVNLSQTLNTDEFDVAQLDEVIASEKEKATLHSLKKQSSERAVDDRSKIDVSSRSDKYTPLADQEVYHSSTMRSSGSAGYHTTEKVIYDGSVLETSDFGEASHSPQSTDETKSIRYIKVGPAQVQRFEQIVCEGPGSEMLELSATEDLVQKEGSSEFSRSVKHFKLGPKEIQTTEEIIYTGPITTTVEETDSGNLSQKFSTDFNRSTRHVTVGSRQVTEEVSFEGPVSDSLELNSSGNLSQTEESVDFSRSIRHFRLGPKEIHTEQVIFEGPISGKVEVSDATDFSPTESSVRHIQMGPQEFMTAEEIVYQGPISEHTEISELEDQTVSEGSIKRVRLGQVGVETTEQIIYQGSVSETPELINKGGHLSEKEGSSDISRSFRHVKISPVETHTEQIIFTRPIPETLEDPSQTKESSESSRPVKHIKVGSKETSFTFQMDVSNMGGISTVKSGEQQATMLISNKQDPSVSQSQIEVESDRIVENDNERRSYVLSSFSQDHGEKVVEKSFFDKTVQLQRMVDQRSVISDEKKVALLYLDHEEEDDDDNDGQWF